From Salmo salar chromosome ssa04, Ssal_v3.1, whole genome shotgun sequence, one genomic window encodes:
- the LOC106603266 gene encoding amyloid beta precursor protein binding family B member 1 isoform X3, whose translation MSLEKTSDLANENTCLPSSLTLDLRSPHSALLDSDLSKKAKGTTTSTKKRHNYATSTPLDLLNGTMGSNCIDEEESSQQREEERVRNQENEQGQHCTGTNAKWLKEGQNQLRKVAERQQDQNINSDQDLNHNESPDGNPNHNSLVMDQQEEDSEQNPSSKTLRSLCSDLNEPLLIDTLETPHGKEEEKEEKEDRDEEESLLLPTGGEGDTDSSEAQSSSESQRYDSGEVKDTCLLFQGRNAAPSDEDSSCMSLSQGSTANSTPDSDPESYWDRSAFETDTDLPAGWMRVRDESGTYYWHIPTGTTQWEPPSPLEEGEAPERPSSTSPAITPNVEPQLMWNSLTQSRPNRFNDEEFWKEEDAMADQTLKDFEGATLRYASINLNCSQSEEKEKMNSLINDPEAKVFAVRSLGWVEISEEEMAPGKSSVAVNNCIRQLSYHKHNLHDTAGIWGEGKDMLLVLENEILNLIDPLGQTLLHTQPIVSIRVWGVGRDNGRERDFAYVARDKLTHVLKCHVFRCDTPAKNIATSMHDICSKIMAQRKSSKSSLNRLNIDPSKLADIPFQEFPAPKNELVQRFQVCYLGNVPVAKPVGMDLVNVALDTAMNSKDKEEWTSVTVNVASATLTIITAETEEVLSECRVRFLSFMGVGKDVHTFAFIMAEGPGDFICHMFWCEPNAASLSEAVQAACMLRYQKCLDARPPSTSSCLPGPPADSVARRVGSSVKKGVQSLLGSFKRSGSQTP comes from the exons ATGTCTTTGGAGAAGACCTCCGACCTGGCCAATGAGAACACATGCTTGCCGTCCTCGCTGACCCTTGACCTCCGCTCCCCACATAGTGCTCTGCTTGATTCTGACCTGAGCAAGAAGGCCAAaggcaccaccacctccaccaagaAGCGCCACAACTATGCCACATCCACACCTTTGGACCTGCTGAATGGCACCATGGGTAGCAATTGCATCGATGAGGAAGAGTCCAgtcaacagagagaggaggagagggtccgGAACCAGGAGAACGAGCAGGGACAGCACTGCACCGGGACCAATGCCAAGTGGCTCAAGGAGGGTCAGAATCAACTTCGCAAAGTGGCAGAGAGGCAGCAGGACCAGAATATAAATTCTGACCAGGATTTGAATCACAACGAGAGCCCAGATGGAAACCCCAACCATAACTCTTTAGTGATGGACCAGCAGGAGGAAGACAGTGAGCAGAACCCCTCTTCTAAGACCCTGAGGTCCCTCTGCTCTGACCTGAATGAGCCTCTGCTGATTGACACCTTAGAGACCCCTCatgggaaggaggaagagaaagaagagaaagaggacaggGATGAGGAAGAGTCTCTACTACTTCCAACAGgtggagagggggacacagactCGTCTGAGGCGCAAAGTAGCAGTGAGTCTCAGAGATATGACAGTGGAGAAGTGAAGGACACATGCCTGCTGTTTCAGGGCAGAAACGCAGCACCCAGTGATGAGGACTCCAGTTGCATGTCACTGTCTCAGGGCAGCACAGCCAACAGCACGCCAGACAGTGACCCAG AGTCTTACTGGGACCGCAGTGCGTTTGAGACGGACACAGACCTGCCTGCGGGGTGGATGCGGGTCAGAGACGAGTCGGGTACCTACTACTGGCACATTCCCACAGGCACCACCCAGTGGGAGCCCCCCTCTCCCCTAGAGGAGGGAGAAGCCCCAGAAAGACCCTCCAGTACCTCCCCTGCCATCACACCCAACGTGGAGCCACAG tTGATGTGGAATAGTCTCACCCAGTCCCGCCCCAACAGGTTTAATGATGAGGAGTTCTGGAAG GAGGAAGATGCCATGGCTGATCAGACCCTAAAGGATTTTGAAGGAGCCACATTGCGTTATGCCTCTATCAACCTCAA CTGCTCACAATCTGAAGAAAAGGAAAAGATGAACTCACTCATCAATGACCCGGAGGCTAAG GTTTTTGCAGTCCGGTCACTGGGCTGGGTGGAGATATCAGAGGAGGAGATGGCTCCAGGGAAGAGCAGTGTGGCTGTCAACAACTGCATCAGACAGCTCTCCTACCACAAACACAACCTGCACGACACGGCTGGGATCTGGGGAGAG GGAAAAGACATGCTCCTTGTTCTGGAGAATGAAATCTTGAACCTGATAGATCCGTTGGGCCAGACTCTGCTGCACACCCAGCCTATCGTCAGCATCCGAGTGTGGGGAGTGGGCCGGGACAACGGCAG GGAGAG GGACTTTGCCTACGTGGCGAGAGACAAACTGACTCATGTTCTGAAGTGCCATGTGTTCAGGTGTGACACACCTGCTAAGAACATTGCCACGAGCATGCATGACATCTGCTCTAAG ATAATGGCCCAGAGAAAGTCATCCAAGTCCTCTCTGAACAGACTCAACATAGACCCCTCTAAACTGGCAGACATTCCTTTCCAGG AATTCCCTGCACCAAAGAATGAGCTAGTCCAGCGCTTCCAGGTATGTTACCTGGGTAACGTGCCAGTGGCCAAACCCGTAG GTATGGACCTAGTTAACGTTGCCCTCGACACAGCAATGAATTCCAAAGACAAGGAAGAGTGGACGTCAGTTACTGTGAACGTGGCTTCAGCCACACTTACCATAATCACTGCTGAG ACAGAGGAGGTTCTGTCAGAGTGCCGGGTGCGGTTCCTGTCCTTCATGGGCGTGGGGAAGGACGTCCACACCTTTGCCTTCATCATGGCCGAAGGCCCCGGGGACTTCATCTGCCACATGTTCTGGTGTGAGCCCAACGCAGCCAGCCTCAGTGAGGCCGTGCAGGCCGCCTGCATG CTGCGCTACCAGAAGTGTCTGGACGCCAGGCCGCCCAGTACCAGCTCCTGCCTGCCAGGCCCGCCGGCTGACTCCGTGGCACGCCGTGTGGGCTCAAGTGTCAAGAAGGGAGTTCAGAGCCTGCTGGGCAGCTTCAAGAGGTCTGGATCCCAGACGCCCTGA
- the LOC106603266 gene encoding amyloid beta precursor protein binding family B member 1 isoform X1, which produces MSLEKTSDLANENTCLPSSLTLDLRSPHSALLDSDLSKKAKGTTTSTKKRHNYATSTPLDLLNGTMGSNCIDEEESSQQREEERVRNQENEQGQHCTGTNAKWLKEGQNQLRKVAERQQDQNINSDQDLNHNESPDGNPNHNSLVMDQQEEDSEQNPSSKTLRSLCSDLNEPLLIDTLETPHGKEEEKEEKEDRDEEESLLLPTGGEGDTDSSEAQSSSESQRYDSGEVKDTCLLFQGRNAAPSDEDSSCMSLSQGSTANSTPDSDPESYWDRSAFETDTDLPAGWMRVRDESGTYYWHIPTGTTQWEPPSPLEEGEAPERPSSTSPAITPNVEPQLMWNSLTQSRPNRFNDEEFWKEEDAMADQTLKDFEGATLRYASINLNCSQSEEKEKMNSLINDPEAKVFAVRSLGWVEISEEEMAPGKSSVAVNNCIRQLSYHKHNLHDTAGIWGEGKDMLLVLENEILNLIDPLGQTLLHTQPIVSIRVWGVGRDNGRERDFAYVARDKLTHVLKCHVFRCDTPAKNIATSMHDICSKIMAQRKSSKSSLNRLNIDPSKLADIPFQEFPAPKNELVQRFQVCYLGNVPVAKPVGKERFGMDLVNVALDTAMNSKDKEEWTSVTVNVASATLTIITAETEEVLSECRVRFLSFMGVGKDVHTFAFIMAEGPGDFICHMFWCEPNAASLSEAVQAACMLRYQKCLDARPPSTSSCLPGPPADSVARRVGSSVKKGVQSLLGSFKRSGSQTP; this is translated from the exons ATGTCTTTGGAGAAGACCTCCGACCTGGCCAATGAGAACACATGCTTGCCGTCCTCGCTGACCCTTGACCTCCGCTCCCCACATAGTGCTCTGCTTGATTCTGACCTGAGCAAGAAGGCCAAaggcaccaccacctccaccaagaAGCGCCACAACTATGCCACATCCACACCTTTGGACCTGCTGAATGGCACCATGGGTAGCAATTGCATCGATGAGGAAGAGTCCAgtcaacagagagaggaggagagggtccgGAACCAGGAGAACGAGCAGGGACAGCACTGCACCGGGACCAATGCCAAGTGGCTCAAGGAGGGTCAGAATCAACTTCGCAAAGTGGCAGAGAGGCAGCAGGACCAGAATATAAATTCTGACCAGGATTTGAATCACAACGAGAGCCCAGATGGAAACCCCAACCATAACTCTTTAGTGATGGACCAGCAGGAGGAAGACAGTGAGCAGAACCCCTCTTCTAAGACCCTGAGGTCCCTCTGCTCTGACCTGAATGAGCCTCTGCTGATTGACACCTTAGAGACCCCTCatgggaaggaggaagagaaagaagagaaagaggacaggGATGAGGAAGAGTCTCTACTACTTCCAACAGgtggagagggggacacagactCGTCTGAGGCGCAAAGTAGCAGTGAGTCTCAGAGATATGACAGTGGAGAAGTGAAGGACACATGCCTGCTGTTTCAGGGCAGAAACGCAGCACCCAGTGATGAGGACTCCAGTTGCATGTCACTGTCTCAGGGCAGCACAGCCAACAGCACGCCAGACAGTGACCCAG AGTCTTACTGGGACCGCAGTGCGTTTGAGACGGACACAGACCTGCCTGCGGGGTGGATGCGGGTCAGAGACGAGTCGGGTACCTACTACTGGCACATTCCCACAGGCACCACCCAGTGGGAGCCCCCCTCTCCCCTAGAGGAGGGAGAAGCCCCAGAAAGACCCTCCAGTACCTCCCCTGCCATCACACCCAACGTGGAGCCACAG tTGATGTGGAATAGTCTCACCCAGTCCCGCCCCAACAGGTTTAATGATGAGGAGTTCTGGAAG GAGGAAGATGCCATGGCTGATCAGACCCTAAAGGATTTTGAAGGAGCCACATTGCGTTATGCCTCTATCAACCTCAA CTGCTCACAATCTGAAGAAAAGGAAAAGATGAACTCACTCATCAATGACCCGGAGGCTAAG GTTTTTGCAGTCCGGTCACTGGGCTGGGTGGAGATATCAGAGGAGGAGATGGCTCCAGGGAAGAGCAGTGTGGCTGTCAACAACTGCATCAGACAGCTCTCCTACCACAAACACAACCTGCACGACACGGCTGGGATCTGGGGAGAG GGAAAAGACATGCTCCTTGTTCTGGAGAATGAAATCTTGAACCTGATAGATCCGTTGGGCCAGACTCTGCTGCACACCCAGCCTATCGTCAGCATCCGAGTGTGGGGAGTGGGCCGGGACAACGGCAG GGAGAG GGACTTTGCCTACGTGGCGAGAGACAAACTGACTCATGTTCTGAAGTGCCATGTGTTCAGGTGTGACACACCTGCTAAGAACATTGCCACGAGCATGCATGACATCTGCTCTAAG ATAATGGCCCAGAGAAAGTCATCCAAGTCCTCTCTGAACAGACTCAACATAGACCCCTCTAAACTGGCAGACATTCCTTTCCAGG AATTCCCTGCACCAAAGAATGAGCTAGTCCAGCGCTTCCAGGTATGTTACCTGGGTAACGTGCCAGTGGCCAAACCCGTAGGTAAGGAACGCTTTG GTATGGACCTAGTTAACGTTGCCCTCGACACAGCAATGAATTCCAAAGACAAGGAAGAGTGGACGTCAGTTACTGTGAACGTGGCTTCAGCCACACTTACCATAATCACTGCTGAG ACAGAGGAGGTTCTGTCAGAGTGCCGGGTGCGGTTCCTGTCCTTCATGGGCGTGGGGAAGGACGTCCACACCTTTGCCTTCATCATGGCCGAAGGCCCCGGGGACTTCATCTGCCACATGTTCTGGTGTGAGCCCAACGCAGCCAGCCTCAGTGAGGCCGTGCAGGCCGCCTGCATG CTGCGCTACCAGAAGTGTCTGGACGCCAGGCCGCCCAGTACCAGCTCCTGCCTGCCAGGCCCGCCGGCTGACTCCGTGGCACGCCGTGTGGGCTCAAGTGTCAAGAAGGGAGTTCAGAGCCTGCTGGGCAGCTTCAAGAGGTCTGGATCCCAGACGCCCTGA
- the LOC106603266 gene encoding amyloid beta precursor protein binding family B member 1 isoform X4, with protein sequence MSLEKTSDLANENTCLPSSLTLDLRSPHSALLDSDLSKKAKGTTTSTKKRHNYATSTPLDLLNGTMGSNCIDEEESSQQREEERVRNQENEQGQHCTGTNAKWLKEGQNQLRKVAERQQDQNINSDQDLNHNESPDGNPNHNSLVMDQQEEDSEQNPSSKTLRSLCSDLNEPLLIDTLETPHGKEEEKEEKEDRDEEESLLLPTGGEGDTDSSEAQSSSESQRYDSGEVKDTCLLFQGRNAAPSDEDSSCMSLSQGSTANSTPDSDPESYWDRSAFETDTDLPAGWMRVRDESGTYYWHIPTGTTQWEPPSPLEEGEAPERPSSTSPAITPNVEPQLMWNSLTQSRPNRFNDEEFWKEEDAMADQTLKDFEGATLRYASINLNCSQSEEKEKMNSLINDPEAKVFAVRSLGWVEISEEEMAPGKSSVAVNNCIRQLSYHKHNLHDTAGIWGEGKDMLLVLENEILNLIDPLGQTLLHTQPIVSIRVWGVGRDNGRDFAYVARDKLTHVLKCHVFRCDTPAKNIATSMHDICSKIMAQRKSSKSSLNRLNIDPSKLADIPFQEFPAPKNELVQRFQVCYLGNVPVAKPVGMDLVNVALDTAMNSKDKEEWTSVTVNVASATLTIITAETEEVLSECRVRFLSFMGVGKDVHTFAFIMAEGPGDFICHMFWCEPNAASLSEAVQAACMLRYQKCLDARPPSTSSCLPGPPADSVARRVGSSVKKGVQSLLGSFKRSGSQTP encoded by the exons ATGTCTTTGGAGAAGACCTCCGACCTGGCCAATGAGAACACATGCTTGCCGTCCTCGCTGACCCTTGACCTCCGCTCCCCACATAGTGCTCTGCTTGATTCTGACCTGAGCAAGAAGGCCAAaggcaccaccacctccaccaagaAGCGCCACAACTATGCCACATCCACACCTTTGGACCTGCTGAATGGCACCATGGGTAGCAATTGCATCGATGAGGAAGAGTCCAgtcaacagagagaggaggagagggtccgGAACCAGGAGAACGAGCAGGGACAGCACTGCACCGGGACCAATGCCAAGTGGCTCAAGGAGGGTCAGAATCAACTTCGCAAAGTGGCAGAGAGGCAGCAGGACCAGAATATAAATTCTGACCAGGATTTGAATCACAACGAGAGCCCAGATGGAAACCCCAACCATAACTCTTTAGTGATGGACCAGCAGGAGGAAGACAGTGAGCAGAACCCCTCTTCTAAGACCCTGAGGTCCCTCTGCTCTGACCTGAATGAGCCTCTGCTGATTGACACCTTAGAGACCCCTCatgggaaggaggaagagaaagaagagaaagaggacaggGATGAGGAAGAGTCTCTACTACTTCCAACAGgtggagagggggacacagactCGTCTGAGGCGCAAAGTAGCAGTGAGTCTCAGAGATATGACAGTGGAGAAGTGAAGGACACATGCCTGCTGTTTCAGGGCAGAAACGCAGCACCCAGTGATGAGGACTCCAGTTGCATGTCACTGTCTCAGGGCAGCACAGCCAACAGCACGCCAGACAGTGACCCAG AGTCTTACTGGGACCGCAGTGCGTTTGAGACGGACACAGACCTGCCTGCGGGGTGGATGCGGGTCAGAGACGAGTCGGGTACCTACTACTGGCACATTCCCACAGGCACCACCCAGTGGGAGCCCCCCTCTCCCCTAGAGGAGGGAGAAGCCCCAGAAAGACCCTCCAGTACCTCCCCTGCCATCACACCCAACGTGGAGCCACAG tTGATGTGGAATAGTCTCACCCAGTCCCGCCCCAACAGGTTTAATGATGAGGAGTTCTGGAAG GAGGAAGATGCCATGGCTGATCAGACCCTAAAGGATTTTGAAGGAGCCACATTGCGTTATGCCTCTATCAACCTCAA CTGCTCACAATCTGAAGAAAAGGAAAAGATGAACTCACTCATCAATGACCCGGAGGCTAAG GTTTTTGCAGTCCGGTCACTGGGCTGGGTGGAGATATCAGAGGAGGAGATGGCTCCAGGGAAGAGCAGTGTGGCTGTCAACAACTGCATCAGACAGCTCTCCTACCACAAACACAACCTGCACGACACGGCTGGGATCTGGGGAGAG GGAAAAGACATGCTCCTTGTTCTGGAGAATGAAATCTTGAACCTGATAGATCCGTTGGGCCAGACTCTGCTGCACACCCAGCCTATCGTCAGCATCCGAGTGTGGGGAGTGGGCCGGGACAACGGCAG GGACTTTGCCTACGTGGCGAGAGACAAACTGACTCATGTTCTGAAGTGCCATGTGTTCAGGTGTGACACACCTGCTAAGAACATTGCCACGAGCATGCATGACATCTGCTCTAAG ATAATGGCCCAGAGAAAGTCATCCAAGTCCTCTCTGAACAGACTCAACATAGACCCCTCTAAACTGGCAGACATTCCTTTCCAGG AATTCCCTGCACCAAAGAATGAGCTAGTCCAGCGCTTCCAGGTATGTTACCTGGGTAACGTGCCAGTGGCCAAACCCGTAG GTATGGACCTAGTTAACGTTGCCCTCGACACAGCAATGAATTCCAAAGACAAGGAAGAGTGGACGTCAGTTACTGTGAACGTGGCTTCAGCCACACTTACCATAATCACTGCTGAG ACAGAGGAGGTTCTGTCAGAGTGCCGGGTGCGGTTCCTGTCCTTCATGGGCGTGGGGAAGGACGTCCACACCTTTGCCTTCATCATGGCCGAAGGCCCCGGGGACTTCATCTGCCACATGTTCTGGTGTGAGCCCAACGCAGCCAGCCTCAGTGAGGCCGTGCAGGCCGCCTGCATG CTGCGCTACCAGAAGTGTCTGGACGCCAGGCCGCCCAGTACCAGCTCCTGCCTGCCAGGCCCGCCGGCTGACTCCGTGGCACGCCGTGTGGGCTCAAGTGTCAAGAAGGGAGTTCAGAGCCTGCTGGGCAGCTTCAAGAGGTCTGGATCCCAGACGCCCTGA
- the LOC106603266 gene encoding amyloid beta precursor protein binding family B member 1 isoform X2 encodes MSLEKTSDLANENTCLPSSLTLDLRSPHSALLDSDLSKKAKGTTTSTKKRHNYATSTPLDLLNGTMGSNCIDEEESSQQREEERVRNQENEQGQHCTGTNAKWLKEGQNQLRKVAERQQDQNINSDQDLNHNESPDGNPNHNSLVMDQQEEDSEQNPSSKTLRSLCSDLNEPLLIDTLETPHGKEEEKEEKEDRDEEESLLLPTGGEGDTDSSEAQSSSESQRYDSGEVKDTCLLFQGRNAAPSDEDSSCMSLSQGSTANSTPDSDPESYWDRSAFETDTDLPAGWMRVRDESGTYYWHIPTGTTQWEPPSPLEEGEAPERPSSTSPAITPNVEPQLMWNSLTQSRPNRFNDEEFWKEEDAMADQTLKDFEGATLRYASINLNCSQSEEKEKMNSLINDPEAKVFAVRSLGWVEISEEEMAPGKSSVAVNNCIRQLSYHKHNLHDTAGIWGEGKDMLLVLENEILNLIDPLGQTLLHTQPIVSIRVWGVGRDNGRDFAYVARDKLTHVLKCHVFRCDTPAKNIATSMHDICSKIMAQRKSSKSSLNRLNIDPSKLADIPFQEFPAPKNELVQRFQVCYLGNVPVAKPVGKERFGMDLVNVALDTAMNSKDKEEWTSVTVNVASATLTIITAETEEVLSECRVRFLSFMGVGKDVHTFAFIMAEGPGDFICHMFWCEPNAASLSEAVQAACMLRYQKCLDARPPSTSSCLPGPPADSVARRVGSSVKKGVQSLLGSFKRSGSQTP; translated from the exons ATGTCTTTGGAGAAGACCTCCGACCTGGCCAATGAGAACACATGCTTGCCGTCCTCGCTGACCCTTGACCTCCGCTCCCCACATAGTGCTCTGCTTGATTCTGACCTGAGCAAGAAGGCCAAaggcaccaccacctccaccaagaAGCGCCACAACTATGCCACATCCACACCTTTGGACCTGCTGAATGGCACCATGGGTAGCAATTGCATCGATGAGGAAGAGTCCAgtcaacagagagaggaggagagggtccgGAACCAGGAGAACGAGCAGGGACAGCACTGCACCGGGACCAATGCCAAGTGGCTCAAGGAGGGTCAGAATCAACTTCGCAAAGTGGCAGAGAGGCAGCAGGACCAGAATATAAATTCTGACCAGGATTTGAATCACAACGAGAGCCCAGATGGAAACCCCAACCATAACTCTTTAGTGATGGACCAGCAGGAGGAAGACAGTGAGCAGAACCCCTCTTCTAAGACCCTGAGGTCCCTCTGCTCTGACCTGAATGAGCCTCTGCTGATTGACACCTTAGAGACCCCTCatgggaaggaggaagagaaagaagagaaagaggacaggGATGAGGAAGAGTCTCTACTACTTCCAACAGgtggagagggggacacagactCGTCTGAGGCGCAAAGTAGCAGTGAGTCTCAGAGATATGACAGTGGAGAAGTGAAGGACACATGCCTGCTGTTTCAGGGCAGAAACGCAGCACCCAGTGATGAGGACTCCAGTTGCATGTCACTGTCTCAGGGCAGCACAGCCAACAGCACGCCAGACAGTGACCCAG AGTCTTACTGGGACCGCAGTGCGTTTGAGACGGACACAGACCTGCCTGCGGGGTGGATGCGGGTCAGAGACGAGTCGGGTACCTACTACTGGCACATTCCCACAGGCACCACCCAGTGGGAGCCCCCCTCTCCCCTAGAGGAGGGAGAAGCCCCAGAAAGACCCTCCAGTACCTCCCCTGCCATCACACCCAACGTGGAGCCACAG tTGATGTGGAATAGTCTCACCCAGTCCCGCCCCAACAGGTTTAATGATGAGGAGTTCTGGAAG GAGGAAGATGCCATGGCTGATCAGACCCTAAAGGATTTTGAAGGAGCCACATTGCGTTATGCCTCTATCAACCTCAA CTGCTCACAATCTGAAGAAAAGGAAAAGATGAACTCACTCATCAATGACCCGGAGGCTAAG GTTTTTGCAGTCCGGTCACTGGGCTGGGTGGAGATATCAGAGGAGGAGATGGCTCCAGGGAAGAGCAGTGTGGCTGTCAACAACTGCATCAGACAGCTCTCCTACCACAAACACAACCTGCACGACACGGCTGGGATCTGGGGAGAG GGAAAAGACATGCTCCTTGTTCTGGAGAATGAAATCTTGAACCTGATAGATCCGTTGGGCCAGACTCTGCTGCACACCCAGCCTATCGTCAGCATCCGAGTGTGGGGAGTGGGCCGGGACAACGGCAG GGACTTTGCCTACGTGGCGAGAGACAAACTGACTCATGTTCTGAAGTGCCATGTGTTCAGGTGTGACACACCTGCTAAGAACATTGCCACGAGCATGCATGACATCTGCTCTAAG ATAATGGCCCAGAGAAAGTCATCCAAGTCCTCTCTGAACAGACTCAACATAGACCCCTCTAAACTGGCAGACATTCCTTTCCAGG AATTCCCTGCACCAAAGAATGAGCTAGTCCAGCGCTTCCAGGTATGTTACCTGGGTAACGTGCCAGTGGCCAAACCCGTAGGTAAGGAACGCTTTG GTATGGACCTAGTTAACGTTGCCCTCGACACAGCAATGAATTCCAAAGACAAGGAAGAGTGGACGTCAGTTACTGTGAACGTGGCTTCAGCCACACTTACCATAATCACTGCTGAG ACAGAGGAGGTTCTGTCAGAGTGCCGGGTGCGGTTCCTGTCCTTCATGGGCGTGGGGAAGGACGTCCACACCTTTGCCTTCATCATGGCCGAAGGCCCCGGGGACTTCATCTGCCACATGTTCTGGTGTGAGCCCAACGCAGCCAGCCTCAGTGAGGCCGTGCAGGCCGCCTGCATG CTGCGCTACCAGAAGTGTCTGGACGCCAGGCCGCCCAGTACCAGCTCCTGCCTGCCAGGCCCGCCGGCTGACTCCGTGGCACGCCGTGTGGGCTCAAGTGTCAAGAAGGGAGTTCAGAGCCTGCTGGGCAGCTTCAAGAGGTCTGGATCCCAGACGCCCTGA